The Apium graveolens cultivar Ventura chromosome 6, ASM990537v1, whole genome shotgun sequence genome contains a region encoding:
- the LOC141663586 gene encoding secreted RxLR effector protein 161-like, translating to MIGGLRYLVHTRPDLAYSVGILSRFMDRPTQLHQGAVKRILRYVKGTIDFGLVYSQDSDNEVLIGYSDSDLAGNIEDRKSTGGMVFYLNKSLITWTSQKQKCVALSSCEAEFMAATAAACQAVWLRKLLAQITEYDIGPVTLFIDNKSAIDLAKNPVFHGRSKHIDIRYHFIRECVENGEIIVKHVRSAEQRADFLTKALAAVKFEIMRNLLGVVKCI from the coding sequence ATGATAGGAGGATTGAGATACTTGGTGCACACCAGACCTGATTTGGCATATTCTGTGGGCATTTTAAGTAGATTCATGGACAGACCCACACAGTTGCATCAAGGTGCTGTAAAACGCATACTCCGGTACGTGAAGGGAACGATTGATTTCGGTCTGGTGTACTCACAGGACAGTGACAATGAAGTACTGATTGGATATTCCGACAGTGATTTGGCTGGCAACATAGAGGACAGGAAGAGTACCGGAGGCATGGTGTTCTACCTAAACAAGAGTTTGATAACCTGGACATCTCAGAAACAAAAATGTGTCGCACTTTCTTCATGCGAAGCTGAGTTCATGGCAGCCACAGCTGCCGCTTGCCAAGCTGTTTGGTTAAGGAAATTATTAGCTCAGATTACCGAGTATGACATTGGCCCAGTTACCCTGTTCATTGATAACAAGTCCGCAATCGACTTGGCTAAGAATCCAGTGTTTCATGGGAGAAGCAAGCATATAGACATCCGGTATCACTTCATACGCGAATGTGTAGAGAACGGAGAAATCATTGTAAAACATGTACGCTCTGCAGAACAACGTGCAGACTTCCTCACCAAAGCCCTTGCAGCTGTCAAATTCGAAATCATGAGAAATTTGCTTGGAGTGGTAAAGTGCATTTAg